taataaggaaaTACCATGTGAAATACAAAATCgccttttaaaaaatgattctaattctttattaaaaaatataattaataataagaatatgtttaaatataatattaaaaagaaaaagagaggtacttattttttatcgcgaaattttataaaatttttatttttcttattctttcatataaataaacaacaagaaatattatttactaGTACAACAAATGAGGAAAAAATTGAAGACCTTTTGTATTTCTTTAACTTGagtaatatgaattattatcatttattatattcatttcattatatatttcaaatctCCAATGAAAATATTGACATGTGTACCTATAACTACAACTGCAAAAAGAGGTTCTTTGATATGGTTCAAAGGAATATAAGAAAGAACAGAAATGATGCtatttataatgaatatgatgaaaggagtgataaaataaatgacatTCAAATGAAGAAGTACTTCttcaacaacaacaacaataataatgataataataataattactaTTATAATAACTGTTGCATTGATAATTCCTTCTTTATTCATGATAAACAAAGAGATATCAAACATCTAGATAACGATTCCAAtgtgatatataatattacttatttaataagaaagattgaaaaaaataaaaaaatcgaAAACGATATATCCATAAtatccttattattattatgtgaacaatttttttatattataaatacaaatataataacatcaCAATATCttagttatataaaaaatatttataataatatgaatataaaaaaaaagaaaaaaatgtatttcaTCTTTTTAATCTTATTAAGAAATTCTTtcacatgtatatattataaaaatatctttctggtatttatatcatttataaagaaattatttatttatttcttacaATTAAATATTCAACATTTTTATGTAACCGTTATGAGACAgaatgatattattaaaaataaaaatatgaaaaagataaataagACAAaggaaagaaataaatataatcataatataaataatgataacaaaacagttgataataataaaaatgatgataatatatatatcaacacATTTAAGGAGCACAATTATCAACaacatacaaaaaataataaattaaaatattatttcgatttatttcttaattcttttaatttttttcataatgcttttataatttatatttcatcATTCATATTTAGTTTTCTTGATATACAAATAGCGATTGATTTAACTCATTACATTCTTttctatttataaaaaaaaaaataacatacatatgtattatatatatatataatatatgtatgttttttttttaattatttttttcatttctcctttaatttttttttggtattcattatataaatatgattttctttttttttattttattttattttatttttttttttatttcctgtTTAATTAACttataatgttttaaaataatttatatcataatatatatataaaaaatattatatgtgaaGGATAGTTCTATTTTTGTTTGTCGTTGTGTgcaacattatttttttttataacatgaatatattgaaatgatgaaatatatcacatatatatatatatatctctgaaataattcaaatgattacgacatatatatatatatatatatatatatatataattgtttatattttttattttaaaaatataattttttaaaacatatattattttatatatataatgatatattacaatttttatgagtatatcttttaaaaagaatatctaataatgtatttataaaagtaaaaaaatgtaataaaaatgaagaaaaaataaaatatatatatataaaatatataatatatttatgcgtatataaaaaatatatatatataaatatatatttagtatatatattttttattttattttttatgtattattttattgtttcattgcatatataaatataataactaaaaatcatattattttttttaattattatttaaatatattatattatattatatattattttattatattttagattgaatattttcatccttttataaattttatattgtattttctcatatatatgatgaatgttaaaaaaaaaaaaaaaaaatagtataataaaaaatataatacatttataaaaacatattattgttatatgtataaataaattagtagactttaattttttttttattttttaattaaacactaaaaatatatataaatatataatatatatatatatatgtataaccaCATgtcattagaaaaaaaaaattattaaattaataaataaatatatataatatatatatataatatatatatttatttataacaatATTGTTATacaacataatattataaatataacattttgaatatttttttttttttttttttttttttttttttttttttttttttaaaatgagtGATTTTTCAAGAGATATgtcaaataatgaaaattccAAAAAGATTGCATTGTAttctatattaatatacaaatatgatTCATGTAATCAACCCATATTTTTAACATCGGCACTAGATTTATCttcatttcctttttttcatAGATCATCATTaaaagaacatatatattttcattcacGTCTTGTATGTGGAAGAACACAAAAAGGTACACGTGAAGTTATAGAACTAGAATCTGGTATAGGtcatttacatatttatacaaataaagaaaataatattagtgTCTTAGTACTTTCAACATCTTCATATCCTTTAAGAATTGCATTTTCTTTAATTGATCTAACACATAAATTATTTGCTCAAAAATGTAGAGGTATGTATGAACATGTTCATCAAGATTTAAAAGAAGGTATGCTAATTCACAATGAACTTAacgatttattaaaaaaatatcaaaatccTTCAGAGGCTGATAAATTGTCAAGAGTACAAAAAGATCTAGACGAAGTAAAGGATGttatgttaaaaaatattgaagacCTTTTACAAAGAGGAGAAAAGTTAGATGACCTCATGAAAAAAAGTCAGGACCTATCCAATTCCTCCTACCAATTTTAtaggtaaaaataaataaatatatatatatatatatatatgtatatatatgtgcgtttatatttttctttttagacaagccaaaaaaaataaccaGTGTTGTAGCCTATACTGAAATGATCCACCTTATTAATCACACGAAggcaaacaaaaaaaaataattaacatatatatgaaaaatatttacataaaaatatatattatatatatgtggaaaTTATaaccttatatatatata
This region of Plasmodium sp. gorilla clade G2 genome assembly, chromosome: 13 genomic DNA includes:
- a CDS encoding SNARE protein, putative: MSDFSRDMSNNENSKKIALYSILIYKYDSCNQPIFLTSALDLSSFPFFHRSSLKEHIYFHSRLVCGRTQKGTREVIELESGIGHLHIYTNKENNISVLVLSTSSYPLRIAFSLIDLTHKLFAQKCRGMYEHVHQDLKEGMLIHNELNDLLKKYQNPSEADKLSRVQKDLDEVKDVMLKNIEDLLQRGEKLDDLMKKSQDLSNSSYQFYRQAKKNNQCCSLY